ACGGTGAGCCCACGGTATTCGGTTAGGACTGCTGCGGTTGATTCGTTGAAATCTTGTGTGATTTCTGCAACTGCAGCCACCTTTGTTGGCGTTGCCATAACCCTCCTTCCGGGAATATATGTCTGTCTTTCCTGTCTTTTGCCCTGGCCAGCGAACTGGTTGGGACAAACAAAAACGCCCCGCACAGATGTACGGGGCGTTTTTCGCAGCGGATCCATGGGTTTTATCCCGGTTCAACACTGCTCATAAGCTTTGTGCACCTGCGCTGGCCGTCCTTGTAAGGACTTTCGGATGGCTCCTGCCCGTTTCCAACCCGGGACGGCGCATGGTGCGCATACCAGATTGGGGGTGGTTGCCATCGACCGACGGTCTTTGGTTCCTTAAGGTTACAGGAGGCACCGAATAGATGCCAAATCGTGTGCAGGTATGCCCGCGCACACCTGCAGCGCTAGATGGCGTTAAAGTCCTTGCGCCACTGTCCCGTCACACCGGCGCTGACGAAACCCAATTGGGCGTTCACTGCCAGCAGGTGCGAACTTTCGGGCGCGTTCCAGGTATAGATGGTCCTGGCCTGGGGGAATTCCTTCATCAGCAACGCCATGTTTGCAACCTTGATCAGCAGCCCCACCGCCTTGCCCTTGTGTTCCATTTCCACCACTGTGTCATCCTGAAACGCCACGCCCGTGTTGTGGGCCAGCAGCGAAATGGAGGTGAGTCCCACCAGCGCCCCGGTTTGGAGGCATTCGGCGGCGGTGACCATGGTGCGCCGGCCGGTGACCACCGACAGCTCTTCCGCCTTGCGCAGCTTGGCCACATCCCAGTCCTGGTCGTTGCCGTTCTGATCCGCCCCCTGCTCCAGCCGCACAATCTCTGCCGTCCACCGCTCAGGTGCCCTGTCCAGCCACTGGTGCACGGCGTACGCCGACTCGTGAGTGGAGCTGGCCTGCTCCTGCAGCGCGGCGACCAGCGAGCCTTCAAGTGGCAGGGCGCACGAACTGAATTGCTCCACCTGGTCCAGGTCGTAGCCAGCACTGTAAGCGAAGCGGGCTTCCCTGTTGCTCAGCGGCAGCATGCCGCTGCCGTGGGTTGCCGTGATGGGGTCCACTGTTGCGTCTCCCAAGGTGCCGGCAGGGTGGTTGGTTTCCACAAACACGATCCGGCGGTTTTCCCCTTTGACGAACAGCTCAGCGGCCTCGAGCAGCTTACGTCCCAGGCCCAATCCTTCAGCGCCCGGCAGGACGTCCAATGTCACGTGCGCCTGCTCCGTGTTGTCATCAAGGGGCAGTGCGATGCCGGCCCGGCCCACAATGTCCCCGCCCTGGCGCGCCACCAGGACCACATACCACTCAAAGGGGTCATGGCATTGATCAAACAACTCCTGTGCCGTGTACGCCAGCTCGTCATTGCCCCAGGTGTGGACACGGACTTGGCGGGACACCTCGACGGCTTGCAGGAAGTCCGCGGCCTCGTCGCCGTCCAGGGACTCCGGAATTCGCAACTGTTCAATGGTCGTTTCGGTCATGGCGTAAATTCCCCGTTGCTAATCTTTTGCCGGCCGCACCATGACATAGTCATGCTCGACCCTCTTCCCCAGTTGAAAACTTCTTGTGCCGGCCAGCTGGAAGCCGTGCTTGCCATAAAATGCTTGGGCCCGCAGGTTCTCGGCGTTGACGCCCAGCCACATTGCCCGGCTCCCCCGCCGGCTTACCCATGCCAGGCTGTGCTGCAGCAAGGTGCTGCTGACGCCGTGGCCGTGGATATCGGGATGTGCGTAGCATTTACTCAACTCCACTGCACCGGTTGCGGGTATCACCGCCGCCACGTCAAGGTCCGACGGCGGGGCGTCAACCAACATGCTATAGGCCAGCAGGCGTCCCGCACCTGATGTGACAACCTCCTGAGCAACAAACAACTGGCGGGCAGGGTCTGCCACATACTGGGCGAATGCCTGTTCGCCCAGGTTTTCCTTGATGAACGCGGATATTGCCTGCTGCGTCGAGTCTCGCGGGCAGGCGAGCGGAAATGTCACGGCAGCCAAAGTCGCCAGTGCTGGTGCATCACCGGCAAGCGCCGGACGGATAGTGGCTTCCATACCCAATCTCCCCTGCCGCAGTAACGTCCTGTACCCAGCTTACAAACAGCCGGGACGGTGACAAAGTTCGCCCCGCCCATCCTTGCCGGGCAAATCCTGGTCGGGCAAATGAAAAAGGACCGTCGCAGCGAAATGCTGCAACGGTCCTTTTCAGAACAGATTCAAGGACTAAGCCTCGACGACAACCTTGGTTGCCGCGGGGTCAACCGAGATGCCGGGGCCGAACGTCGTGGAGACGGTGGCCTTCTGCAGGTAGCGGCCCTTGGACGCGGAAGGCTTCAAGCGAAGCACCTCGTCCAGAGCGGCTGCGTAGTTCTCGGCCAGCTTCTCAACATCGAAGGAAACCTTGCCGATGATGAAGTGGAGGTTGGAGTGCTTGTCGACGCGGAAGTCGATCTTTCCACCCTTGATGTCATTGACAGCCTTGGCAACATCGTTGGTCACGGTGCCGGTCTTCGGGTTGGGCATGAGGTTACGAGGCCCCAATACCTTACCCAAGCGGCCAACCTTGCCCATGAGGTCAGGGGTTGCAACGGCTGCGTCGAAGTCGGTCCAGCCGCCCTGGATCTTTTCGATCAGGTCGTCGGTGCCAACGAAGTCGGCGCCTGCTGCGATAGCGGCTTCTGCACGCTCACCGGTTGCGAAAACCAGGACGCGGGCGGTCTTGCCGGTACCGTGGGGCAGGTTTACCGTCCCACGGATCATCTGGTCGGCCTTGCGAGGGTCTACACCCAGGCGGAAGGCAACCTCAACGGTGGCGTCGAACTTGGAGGGGTTGGTCTCCTTGGCGAGCTTGATGGCGTCGAAGGGTGCGTATACGTTCTCCGCATCGATCTTGGCCTGAGCTGCCTCATATGCTTTACTGCGCTTTGCCATGCTGCGTTTCTCCTTGTGCAGTTGTGGTCGTTAGGACCGCGCGGGCCCTGCCACTACGTCCGCCGGCGCACACCCAAAGGTGAGGGATCCGGCGTCGTTCTTAATGTTTGTGAATGCCCAAATGGGCGTGAAGTAAAAGTCTAAAGAAGACTTAAGCCTCGACGGTGATACCCATGGAACGGGCGGTGCCGGCGATGATCTTCTCTGCGCCTTCGATGCTGGTGGCGTTGAGGTCAACCATCTTCTGGGTGGCGATCTCGTTGACCTGTGCCTTGGTCAGCTGGGCAACCTTGACGGTGTGCGGGGTAGCTGAACCCTTGGCGACGCCTGCAGCCTTTTTGATGAGCTCTGCAGCCGGCGGGGTCTTCGTGATGAAGGTGAATGAACGGTCTTCGTAAACCGTGATTTCAACGGGGATGACGTTTCCGCGCTGGGATTCCGTTGCAGCGTTGTACGCCTTGCAGAATTCCATGATGTTGACGCCGTGCTGACCAAGTGCCGGACCGATGGGCGGTGCCGGGTTAGCGGCGCCTGCCTGGATCTGCAGCTTGATAAGGCCGGTGACCTTTTTCTTGGGAGCCAATGTAGGGTCCTTCTCTCAATATCTTTCCTAGGACGACGGAGCGCGTCCAAGGTGGGTGGCCGAATGGCGTCCGGCCGAACGTTTCACACAGAACTAAGCAAACTCCGCGTGAAACGAAATTTGGGGCAACTAGATCTTGGTGACCTGGTTGAATGCGAGGGTGACCGGGGTTTCACGCTCGAAGATGGAAACCAGCACAACGAGCTGTGCGGCTTCGGGCTTGATCTCGGAGATCGACGCCGACAAGCCCTCGAAGGGACCGTCCTTGACGATGACTGCCTCGCCGACCTCAAAGTCGATCTCGGCATCAACAGGATCGTGACGCAGCGGAACGCCGCTCTCTTCAGCCTGCTGCTCCTCGAAGATGGGGGCAAGCATGGAGAAGACTTCATCCAGTCGCAGCGGAACAGGGTTGTGGGCGTTGCCAACGAATCCTGTGACGCCGGGGGTGTGGCGTACAACGCCCCATGATGCGTCGGTGAGTTCCATGCGGACCAGCACGTAGCCGGGGATGCGGACGCGGTTGACTACCTTGCGCTGCGCATTCTTGATCTCCACGACTTCTTCCATGGGGACCTGAATTTCGAAGATGTAATCTTCCATGTTCAGCGACAGGCTGCGTGATTCAAGGTTTACCTTGACACGGTTTTCATACCCTGCGTAGGAGTGAATGACGTACCAGTCACCCTCCTGGCGGCGCAGTTTGGCCTTGAATTCCTCTGCCGGGTCAACCTCGGGTTCAGCGGGAGCAGCATCAGCGGCGTCAGTGTCAACTGCGGCTTCTTCTGCAACGGCATCAAGGTCGGCATTGATGGCAGCATCAACAACCACAGTGTCCTGGTCCTGCTCACTGTGTGTTGCCTCGGGCTCCAGCTCAGACACGAATTTCCTGCTTTCCTTGTGCGTTTCTTAAATGGCTCAAACCGACCCCATGCCAAAGATCTTCGGCGAGGTCGGCCAAGTTGAGCGTCTTACTGCTCGATGTTTATGTTTCCGCCAAAGATCCATAGTACGGCTCTGCCGAAACCAAGATCAAGGACAGTGACGATACCCATCACGATGACTACGAATACCAGCACAACGGCGGTCATGTTGATCAACTCTTTGCGAGTGGGCGTAACAACCTTCTTCAACTCGCCAATTACTTGGCGGAGGAAGATGGCTATCCGGGCAAAAAATCCGGGTTTGCCGGGCTTTGTCGCCTTCTTGGCAGGGCCCTTGGAGCTGCTTGCCGCAGTTTCGGTCACCAGTGCCTCACTCATCATTAGTTGGGTTACTACGCTAGTCCGTGTATCCGGACCGTACGATGTGCAAACTATTCGCTAGGACACTCGGGCGGCTCTGCACACAATGAACTGTGCATTACACCCGCTGCATCCATGCGCAGGGCAGACAGGACTCGAACCTGCAACCTGCGGTTTTGGAGACCGCTGCGCTACCAATTGCGCCACTACCCTTTGATAGTCAACCGTGTGAAGCTGGCTTCAACGGCCGAACTATTTCCCTCTTTGGTGCTAATAACCATGAACAACTTACAGCCAGAAGGGCGGTCTTTCCAAACCGACTTCAAGGCGTGAACCATCATGGTGCTTGAACACCGGTTATCCATTCTACGCATCATTGTGGCGGTTCGTCGAACCGGGGAGCGGATGCGCCTAAAGTAGAGGATGACGATGAAAGTATTTTGGCCTCTCCCACCGAAGAAAGAATCCTGATGTCTGCCGAACTGAGCGCTGATCAAGCCTCCGCCCGCCGCGTTTCCGCACGGATCGCCGCCATTGCCGAATCCGCCACCCTGGCCGTTGATGCCAAGGCCAAGGCCCTGAAGGCTGCGGGGCGTCCCGTCATTGGCTTTGGTGCCGGTGAGCCCGATTTCCCCACACCCGATTATATTGTTGAGGCGGCCATTGCCGCTGCACGCCAGCCCAAGTACCACCGTTACTCCCCCGCGGCTGGGTTGCCCGAGCTGCGCAGCGCCATTGCCGAAAAGACCCGGCGCGATTCGGGCTACGCCGTGGATCCCGCCCAGGTGTTGGTGACCAATGGCGGCAAGCAGGCTGTGTACGAATCTTTCGCGACACTGCTTGATCCCGGCGATGAGGTCATTGTGCCCTCCCCGTTCTGGACGACCTACCCTGAGGCCATCCGCCTGGCCGGCGGTGTTCCGGTTGAGGTGTTTGCCGGCCCCGAACAGGGCTACCTTGTCAGCATTGACCAGCTCGAGGCCGCACTGACACCCCGCACCAAGGTGCTGCTGTTCGTGTCCCCGTCCAATCCCACGGGTGCCGTCTACACCCCCGAGCAGACCCGCGAGATTGGTTTGTGGGCTGCGTCAAAGGGCATTTGGGTCGTCACCGATGAGATCTACGAGCACCTGACGTACGACGGCGTCCCCTTCACCTCGATTGCCACGGCCGTCCCGGAGTTGGGTGACCGTGTGGTGATTCTCAATGGCGTGGCCAAGACATATGCCATGACCGGCTGGCGCGTGGGCTGGATGATCGCACCCCTGGATGTCACGAAGGCCGCCACCAACATGCAATCCCACGCCACCTCCAATGTGGCGAACGTGTCCCAGATGGCGGCCCTGGCTGCAGTGTCCGGACCATTGACGGCTGTGGACGAGATGAAGGTGGCCTTTGACCGCCGCCGCAAGGCCATGGTCTCGGCGCTGAACGAGATCGACGGTGTTGAGTGCCCCACCCCGCACGGGGCCTTCTACGCCTATGCGGATGTCCGAGGCCTGCTGGGCCGTGAGATTAGCGGGATCCGTCCGGCCACCTCCGCCGAACTGGCCGCCTTGATCCTGGACAAGGCCGAAGTTGCTGTTGTGCCGGGCGAAGCGTTTGGCCCCAGCGGCTTCATGCGCCTGTCGTACGCCCTCGGCGACGACGACCTTGCAATCGGTGTGGGCCGCCTGCAGGAATTCCTGGGTTCCGCCAAGGCGTAGCCCTTTTTTGACCCGCATCTGTGACGCAGTAGTTGCGCCCGGTCAATCGAATTCGATTGATCGCGATGCAACCACTGCGTGACAGTCTTTTGGGCCTAGTACATCCCCGTGAACTCGCAGTTAATGCGCTCCCAAGCGTTTGGGAGCGCATTAACTGCGAGTTCGCGGGTGAGGGAAAGCGAGGTTCCGTAGCGGGAGCGGGAGCGGAGCCGGCGGACCCAGAGCGGCCAGCGCTTGGCTTAGAGCAGCCGCCGGTCGACAGCCCAGCGGGTCAGCTCGTGGCGGGAGGACAGTTGGAGCTTGCGCAGCACGGCCGAGACGTGGCTTTCCACCGTCTTGATGGAGATGAACAGCGCCTTGGCCACTTCCTTGTAGGAATATCCGCGGGCAATGAGCCGCATGACTTCAAGTTCGCGGGCGGAGAGCTTGTCGAGCTCGTCCTCGACCGCCACTTCCGCCGTGCCGAAGGCATCCAGCACAAATCCGGCCAGCCGGGGCGAGAACACGGCGTCCCCACCGGCCACGCGGCGGACGGCGTCGGATATTTCAGCCCCGGAAATTGATTTCGTGACATAGCCGCGGGCACCTGCCCTGATGACGGAGACCACGTCTTCGGCCGAGTCCGAAACGCTCAACGCCAGGAATTTGGTGCTCGCGAGCAAGGATCCGCAGCCGGCAATCACTTCCCGCCCGCCCTGGCCGCGGCCGCCGGGCAGGTGCACATCCAGCAACACGACGTCGGGTGTGTGCGCCGTGACCGCCGCGATGGCCTCCTCCACGGTTGCCGCCTCAGCCAATACGTGGATGTCCTGGGCAAGATCGGCCTTGAGCCCTGACCGAAAAATGGCGTGGTCATCGACAATGACAACACGGATCGGTGTTGCAGGTGCAGTCATTTGGTTTCCTCGGGGGCAGGTGTTTCGCTGGGCAGGTGCAGGCGCACTTCGGTGCCGTCTGTGCTACTTATGATCTCAGCAGTGCCGCCGTTGCGCTGCATACGTCCGACGACGGACTCCCGGACTCCCAGCCGGTCCGCCGGCACCGCAGCGACATCAAAGCCTGGGCCGCGGTCCTTGATGAACACATCCACTCCCTTGGCACCGGCCTCGACATAAACGGAAACGGTTGTCCCGCCATGACGCACACCGTTCAGGACGGCCTCCCGCACGGCCTGGACAAGCGCATTTCCGCGGTCGGTCAGCTCGGCATCACCCACCGTGACGACCTCCACTGCCTGGCCATAGAGGTCTTCGGCTTCCGCGCAGACAGCCTTGACCCGTTCCACCAGTGCTCCGGTGTCGTGGGTGTTGTCCTTATAGATCCATTCCCGCAGTTCACGTTCCTGGGCTCGGGCCAGCCGGGTCACATCCCCGGGGGAATGGGCGCTCTTTTGGATCAGGGCCAGGGTTTGCAGGACCGAATCGTGCAGGTGGGCGGCTATTTCCGCGCGCTCGGTTTCACGGATTCTTCCTGTCCTTTCAGCTTGGAATTCGCGCCAGAATTTAAGCGCCCATGGGGCAAGGACCAGTGCCACGCCGGCCAGCACGGCTAGGGAAGCCACCACGGATGACCACACCAGGGTCCACGATCCCGAACCGGCAACGATGACGATCACACCCGTGATGACAAGGGCCAGTCCCCCGCCAAGGCGCAGCATTGATGTGGGAGTGTTCATCTTGGCTGCGCTGAGCAGCCCCACCCTGCGGGTGTCATCCAATTGCATCCAGGCGAGGACGGCACCCAGGATGATGACAAGCAACGGGATCAAGGTGCCCAGCTGCAGGTTCCAGCCTCTTTGCTGGCCGAAAATGATGATGGCGGCAATGACGAGTGCCCCGCCGATGGCAACCTCCCTCAATCCCAGGGATAGCCGCTTGCGCGCCGCGTTGGAGTTGACTTCAACCACGGCACCGGCCGCCGGGCGGAACAGTGCCAGCCTGGGGTTGCCGTCGGCGTCGAGCAGTTTGCTGCCGTCCCCTGATGCCTCCCCCACCATGGGCACGAGTAACCACAACCAGCCGTAAAAGACCAAGCCGGCGCCAAAGAAGAAGCTGGCCCCAATCATGATGGCGCGAACCATCCGCACATTGACTCCCAGGTGCTCGGCCAACCCGCCGCACACTCCGGCAACAATGCGGTCCTGGGAACGGTACATCTTTGTGCTCATGTTTCAATCCAAACACGCTCCGGCGCCACCCGCAGCGCTTCCCGGGGTTCTTCAGGGTTCTTTCAGGGTCACCCCCGATGTTCCACGGCGTGTGCAGAGGGCACGATGGAACCATGAACACTTCCCATGACCTCCCAGAACCACCGGCAGACACGCCTGCCGAACCGCCGGTCGGGCACGAAACTCTTCCCCCTCCGCCGCTGCAGTCCGAGTCCGCCAAATTCTTTCAGTGGCTCCGCAGCTTGGGCTTCCAGCGCGGCAGCAGCCGTTGGGTGGGCGGGGTGTGCAGCGGACTGGCTACCAAGTGGGGCATCGACCCCGTGATTGTGCGCGGCCTGACCGTGGTGCTCACGCTGTTCTTCGGCGTCGGCCTGCTCGCCTATGGCGTGGCCTGGGCGCTGCTGCCCGAACCGGACGGCCGCATTCATGTTGAGGAAGTGGCCCGCGGCCGCTGGTCCAGCGGCATGACAGGCGCCGGGGTGATGACGCTGCTGGGCTTTGCGGGCCCCGGTCAGGGATTCATCTTTGACGGAGGCGGCTGGTTTCCGTGGTCCGTCATATGGATTGGCCCCGTCTTCTGGCTCATCTATTGGGCCGTCAACCGCGACAAGCCCGAGGGCACCGTCCCCAAGAACTTAGGCACGCCCGCGCAGCATGGCCCCGGCACTTCGGGATCCGCGCAGCAATCCGGCGCTGACTGGTACGGCAACGATAGCGATGAAAAACTAGGCCAGCCGTACGGCGGCTGGCCCGGCAGCACCCCTCCGGGCGGCGCACCGCAGCAACCCCTGCAGTATGCACAGGGCTTCCGTCCTGAACCGGGCCAGTACGTGAAGCCGCAGCACCCCAAGCAGGAGTACGCCAAGCAGCAGCCCGTCAAGACGAAGCCCCGGCTGGGCGCGGCCGGCAGTTTCCTGGTGCTCGGTGCCGCCGCCGTGGTTGGCGCAGCCGTGCTGCTCCTGCACGTCGGAAACATCATCGACCTGGGCGGCTACGAGGCCGGGGTGGCCGCGGCGGCCGCGGCCATCACGGCCGGACTCGGCATTGTGGTCGCAGGCATTTTGGGCCGAACAGCCGGCGGGCTGGGAACCTTCGCCATCGTGGCCCTGGTCTTTGCCGGGATGCTGAGCCTGCCCGC
This genomic interval from Arthrobacter sp. PAMC 25486 contains the following:
- a CDS encoding pyridoxal phosphate-dependent aminotransferase codes for the protein MSAELSADQASARRVSARIAAIAESATLAVDAKAKALKAAGRPVIGFGAGEPDFPTPDYIVEAAIAAARQPKYHRYSPAAGLPELRSAIAEKTRRDSGYAVDPAQVLVTNGGKQAVYESFATLLDPGDEVIVPSPFWTTYPEAIRLAGGVPVEVFAGPEQGYLVSIDQLEAALTPRTKVLLFVSPSNPTGAVYTPEQTREIGLWAASKGIWVVTDEIYEHLTYDGVPFTSIATAVPELGDRVVILNGVAKTYAMTGWRVGWMIAPLDVTKAATNMQSHATSNVANVSQMAALAAVSGPLTAVDEMKVAFDRRRKAMVSALNEIDGVECPTPHGAFYAYADVRGLLGREISGIRPATSAELAALILDKAEVAVVPGEAFGPSGFMRLSYALGDDDLAIGVGRLQEFLGSAKA
- a CDS encoding response regulator transcription factor, yielding MTAPATPIRVVIVDDHAIFRSGLKADLAQDIHVLAEAATVEEAIAAVTAHTPDVVLLDVHLPGGRGQGGREVIAGCGSLLASTKFLALSVSDSAEDVVSVIRAGARGYVTKSISGAEISDAVRRVAGGDAVFSPRLAGFVLDAFGTAEVAVEDELDKLSARELEVMRLIARGYSYKEVAKALFISIKTVESHVSAVLRKLQLSSRHELTRWAVDRRLL
- a CDS encoding ATP-binding protein, yielding MSTKMYRSQDRIVAGVCGGLAEHLGVNVRMVRAIMIGASFFFGAGLVFYGWLWLLVPMVGEASGDGSKLLDADGNPRLALFRPAAGAVVEVNSNAARKRLSLGLREVAIGGALVIAAIIIFGQQRGWNLQLGTLIPLLVIILGAVLAWMQLDDTRRVGLLSAAKMNTPTSMLRLGGGLALVITGVIVIVAGSGSWTLVWSSVVASLAVLAGVALVLAPWALKFWREFQAERTGRIRETERAEIAAHLHDSVLQTLALIQKSAHSPGDVTRLARAQERELREWIYKDNTHDTGALVERVKAVCAEAEDLYGQAVEVVTVGDAELTDRGNALVQAVREAVLNGVRHGGTTVSVYVEAGAKGVDVFIKDRGPGFDVAAVPADRLGVRESVVGRMQRNGGTAEIISSTDGTEVRLHLPSETPAPEETK
- the secE gene encoding preprotein translocase subunit SecE, with protein sequence MSEALVTETAASSSKGPAKKATKPGKPGFFARIAIFLRQVIGELKKVVTPTRKELINMTAVVLVFVVIVMGIVTVLDLGFGRAVLWIFGGNINIEQ
- the rplK gene encoding 50S ribosomal protein L11, with translation MAPKKKVTGLIKLQIQAGAANPAPPIGPALGQHGVNIMEFCKAYNAATESQRGNVIPVEITVYEDRSFTFITKTPPAAELIKKAAGVAKGSATPHTVKVAQLTKAQVNEIATQKMVDLNATSIEGAEKIIAGTARSMGITVEA
- the nusG gene encoding transcription termination/antitermination protein NusG encodes the protein MSELEPEATHSEQDQDTVVVDAAINADLDAVAEEAAVDTDAADAAPAEPEVDPAEEFKAKLRRQEGDWYVIHSYAGYENRVKVNLESRSLSLNMEDYIFEIQVPMEEVVEIKNAQRKVVNRVRIPGYVLVRMELTDASWGVVRHTPGVTGFVGNAHNPVPLRLDEVFSMLAPIFEEQQAEESGVPLRHDPVDAEIDFEVGEAVIVKDGPFEGLSASISEIKPEAAQLVVLVSIFERETPVTLAFNQVTKI
- a CDS encoding GNAT family N-acetyltransferase, which encodes MTETTIEQLRIPESLDGDEAADFLQAVEVSRQVRVHTWGNDELAYTAQELFDQCHDPFEWYVVLVARQGGDIVGRAGIALPLDDNTEQAHVTLDVLPGAEGLGLGRKLLEAAELFVKGENRRIVFVETNHPAGTLGDATVDPITATHGSGMLPLSNREARFAYSAGYDLDQVEQFSSCALPLEGSLVAALQEQASSTHESAYAVHQWLDRAPERWTAEIVRLEQGADQNGNDQDWDVAKLRKAEELSVVTGRRTMVTAAECLQTGALVGLTSISLLAHNTGVAFQDDTVVEMEHKGKAVGLLIKVANMALLMKEFPQARTIYTWNAPESSHLLAVNAQLGFVSAGVTGQWRKDFNAI
- the rplA gene encoding 50S ribosomal protein L1 → MAKRSKAYEAAQAKIDAENVYAPFDAIKLAKETNPSKFDATVEVAFRLGVDPRKADQMIRGTVNLPHGTGKTARVLVFATGERAEAAIAAGADFVGTDDLIEKIQGGWTDFDAAVATPDLMGKVGRLGKVLGPRNLMPNPKTGTVTNDVAKAVNDIKGGKIDFRVDKHSNLHFIIGKVSFDVEKLAENYAAALDEVLRLKPSASKGRYLQKATVSTTFGPGISVDPAATKVVVEA
- a CDS encoding GNAT family N-acetyltransferase, with the protein product MEATIRPALAGDAPALATLAAVTFPLACPRDSTQQAISAFIKENLGEQAFAQYVADPARQLFVAQEVVTSGAGRLLAYSMLVDAPPSDLDVAAVIPATGAVELSKCYAHPDIHGHGVSSTLLQHSLAWVSRRGSRAMWLGVNAENLRAQAFYGKHGFQLAGTRSFQLGKRVEHDYVMVRPAKD
- a CDS encoding PspC domain-containing protein, yielding MNTSHDLPEPPADTPAEPPVGHETLPPPPLQSESAKFFQWLRSLGFQRGSSRWVGGVCSGLATKWGIDPVIVRGLTVVLTLFFGVGLLAYGVAWALLPEPDGRIHVEEVARGRWSSGMTGAGVMTLLGFAGPGQGFIFDGGGWFPWSVIWIGPVFWLIYWAVNRDKPEGTVPKNLGTPAQHGPGTSGSAQQSGADWYGNDSDEKLGQPYGGWPGSTPPGGAPQQPLQYAQGFRPEPGQYVKPQHPKQEYAKQQPVKTKPRLGAAGSFLVLGAAAVVGAAVLLLHVGNIIDLGGYEAGVAAAAAAITAGLGIVVAGILGRTAGGLGTFAIVALVFAGMLSLPANNTPFTAFNDTTWAPTSIEAAETGRTVVLGNATFDLTQFDGGSALSADVQVSLKAVTANMTVKVPSDIPVTINSELAAASFSIDGKNDGGVLTQDMATNLNPGAKGPVLVISLQGVASNIDIVTAAVAP